The following nucleotide sequence is from Vulpes lagopus strain Blue_001 chromosome 1, ASM1834538v1, whole genome shotgun sequence.
TCTTGAGGTCATTTTGGTACTTGGTGCTTTCCCATTCagggttttatttcattttcctaacaCCCCTATAAGGTAGGCagtattatacccattttataagtgagatAAATgtggctcagaaaagttaagtcaATATCTCAAGAGAATATTACACATTAGTAAATGAGAGAGTCAAGATTTTAACCAGGCctttctggggtgggggtgaggacaTGGGAGATAAAGCTTATTTCCTGACTCAATAGGCTCTTCCAAATCTATTGTTTTTTATGAAGAAATATGATTGCAGAAGCTCCTGATGACAAACCTTCTTCCTGAATTCTCTCCCTTAGGACCGGGTCAGTGGCATCTAGAGTTACCTGGAATGCATTGAGCACGGAGAAGATAACGTGGATGGCCAGGTTGCTGCCGTCAATGACTGTGGCTATCCCGAATGCCCAGGTCAGTCCCAGCATCGGTGTGAGGATGGCGATATTCTTACTGATTCTCACAATGGCTCTCACCTCCTGGAACATGGAGCTGCTGACGGCGGCTCGCTGGGTCTTGACGATCACCAGTGTGACCGTGATCAAGTTTACGACCACAATGGCCAGGGCTGGGATCACAAAGGCCAGAAGGGCCTTGGTCATGTCCCAGTTAAGCCAGCAGGCCTCAGGCCGTAGGTAGCCCTTTCTGGGCTCCGTGGCAGCAACCGTGACAACAGCAATGAGCAGAGGGGCCCCGTAGCCAACTGAAAAGAGAGCTGCCACCAGTACTGATTTGGGCACTGTATGGAAAACAATCAGGATCCCATAGAGGATAAGGAGTGCCTTGGCAAGCATccagaaaaacacagagaggtaaaaaaaatgaacaaagaatgtTGCTGCCACACATCCATCATGGTGTGTCACTGGACCGCTGAGAAAGGAAGCCACAATGAACCACACGTCAGCCATCAGCAAGGTGGCCGCGATGTTGACGATGCACACGTGGCGTAAGTATGAGATCTCTGTCTTCGTTACTTGGCTCCAGACCAAGGCTTCAATGGACAAGCAAAGGATCAAGCTGCAGATGGAAATGCCTAGGCCTGTGTACGTTATATAAATCAGGATCGGGCTCTCCAAGATGTGGGGTGACATAAGAATGGAGAAGGAGGTAAACAACTTGCTTGGCCTACATTTGCAAACAGCTTGCTGGgagttttcttgaattatttgaCAGGCCTGCTGGTCCCATCTGCTCTCCAGGGAGTGCCAGCCAACACACTGTGTCCTCCTTTCCTCCGACTTGctgatcttttcaaaaatcagTGAGATTCTTTTAAGTTCCTTGGGCAAAATGACAGACAAGACAAGCCCATTCACGGTGACATTTTCCAAAAGACTGGCTTCTAGGATGGCCCCGAGAGTTGGAAATGCAATGCTGATGGCCTGAGAAGGAGCAGGCACCTTGAGAAGTTCGTCTCTACTGATCAGCACCTGCCCAGTGATCGCATTGCTCGTGTCATTAATCCTCATTGCAAAAGAGAAATTCTTCCCAGTGTTGTCTCGGGATATGGTGGTGCCCAGAGTGTGAATGAAGACATCTGATATGTcaatgagatatttatttataaagagctTTCTTGCAAAGGAATTGATGGAATGTAGCAGAACACAGCTGCTGTTTCTGTCAGGGATGAAGGTCCAGTTTGAGATGCTTTTGCTGTTAAGAATGTGGTTGGCCATGACACTGTAACTCTGCCAACAAAGAACCAGCGTTAGTACCGTGCCACTCTGCAAATCTGCCAGGATAGTCAAAGTTCACTTTTATAAAGTGGGGTCCTCCAGCCAACAGCATAGGCATCCCCTGGGAACTTGTGAGAAATATGGAATCTCAGGGCCCACCCCAGACCTAGTGAATCAGAATCAGCATCGTAATGAGATCCCCAGGGTACTGGCATGCCACCAAAGTTTGGGTGGGGGAATAGAGCAATGCGTCGTGTATGCAGTATCTCCCTATGAGGCAGGCAAGTGGGCAGCCTTCCCCATGCTCACTGACATCATGGGTTCCACTTCACACCTTGGGGAAGCCAGCAACCCACCAACCCTGCTAAGAGTACCCATCATGCAATTAACATCTATTAAATCCCAACCGTGTGCAGGACCCTGGTCAGGAACATAGCCAATCAAAAATTGACACCAGAGGCTGACCCTCCTTTTAATCCTCTGCCTCAAAGACCAAAAGTAAAAGAAGTGAATCCAGTTCCACTCCACACGTTTGCAGCAGACACGTATGGCTGTTTTCTTTGCATTCGATTATTTTCCATGTTATCAGCCTGTTCTGACTCGCAAGGAAAAGTAGGGAAAGTCTCTCTCTGCAGGAACCACAATGGTTCTTAGAGGTTTTCAGTAGCCAAAGTACACATTTGGAAAGCTTACTCTGTTGTTGGACCCAGTACTCAATAAGCAGTGTCTCTACTGGTTGCAATccctttttccattcctttgtttATTCTGTGGTGAACGTCTATGGAGCATTTGCTATGCCAGGCATTACAGATACAGATGGGAAAGAGGTGGTCCTCAGACAGACCCCAAAGGGCCCACAGAAAACTCTAGCTAACCTGCATTCCTTTCCACCAAAATATCATTCTACCAAGTCGAGGCCACTCACCTGCATCTTCACCTCATCAACACCCGTCAGTAGCACCGTGGATATGTTGTGTAAGAGCTGCACGATGACAGCAATGTTTCCCGGGATCCGGGGAGACTGCTGAATGTTCCTGAGCACACAGGACAAATCCTTCGGACACTTTTGCATCAACATGTCTGTGATAGTCTCAGACATTCTGGCATACtcactgatttttgtattttctccaaaTGGTTGAGCTGAATATAAATTTGTCTAAGAAATGGCAAAAGGAAAGTTTTTATTATGTGACTTTTGtcctgaagattaaaaaaaaaaaaaacaacctttaatACAATTTAGGATAGTCTTATCACACGATTGTGCATTGCATAATGTTTtccaattttacattttcatagtCACATTTGCTATGGAATAACTTGCACAATACAGAGGTGTATGAACCGAATACCAAAGTTCCAACCTGCCAGCTCCCTGCTCCTAACCCCCTTCCTCCAGAGAGCTGACATTATCTTTAGCATAGCATTCAGACCCCTTCTGATTATACACACTGTATCTATGCCCTGTGCACACTGATAAATCTCTAATGTCATTTAAGCTTATTTTTACTAAGcatgctttaaaaatagaacttctgaACTAGATTTGGATGAATCAACTGACACCAACCAAAAGAATATGTGAAAATAGTGATGAACAGTATCTCCCACAGATCCACCTTCTGGGTCCCACACTTGAGAGCAGGGGCAGCAAACATGGCCCCAactggctgcctttttttttttaaagattttctttattcatgagggacacagagaaagaggcagagacataggtcagaaggagaagcaggctccctgcaagcagtccgatgtgggactggatcccaggaccctgggaccacgacctgagccaaaggcagacactcaactgctgtgccacccaggtgccccctatttttttaaatgttttattgggACCCAGTCTGCTCATTATTTAAGTATTGTCTTTGGCTGCTTTCATGccacaatggcagagttgaatacTCCCAATAGAGACCCTATGACCCCTAGGTCCTAAAATACCAACCATCTGACCCTTCACAGAAAGAGAATTGCCAACCTTTACTTTAGAGGACCCCTCTCTGGCCTCCTCTAACCTGCCccttcacaaaagaaagaaactgtgggCCTAGGGAGTATGCGTACTCAGAGCTCATGCCCCTGCAGCTAGACACTTAAATTCCTGGCTTAGCAACCCCAAGCCCACTTCTGGGGCCTGCCTGGGCCTCTTCCCTAAGTCTGTGCTACCAAGGGTGGACCCTGCCACCAGTGTGCTCACCACTAGGCCTGAGAGGTGGCAAAGGGACACTGGTTTTCAGGATTATGAACAAGTGACTTTGGCTTTCTACCACCCTTGAGGTACAGGACATAATCTGATGGGAGACCAGCAGAACACATTTTACTTAGCAGTCCATAAGCTTGATTTAAACCATTTAGATATTAAAACATGAGGTACGTGGGTCTCCTTGTGTATATGTGCCCAGATTCCTCAAAGTAGAGATGGACCCAGTGACAGACACCCTGGAGTGGGCAGCCTTTTGAAGTCTGGTCAAGGACTTCAAGTATAGCATCCACTGGCACTCCCTCTGGCCACCCTCAAAACCACCAAATGAGGATGTTCCCTAGGACCAAAGAGATACTAAAGCATTGACTGCCCTGAAGTTCATCAGAGACTGAACTTGAGCAAGGTGAAGCTCCTACTAGAAGagtaataaaagaaacaaaaggagaagaaatattatttgacttgattttatttatcaaaattttatttaaaaatgtgtaatgacTTAAGTATATATGGAAATACATTCATTTGTTTGATGATGAAGCCCTTCCCTTTAGGTCAGCTTGCTTCTCATGCTTTACTGAGCACagaaatcacctggggatcttgatAACATGCAGCTTCAGATTCAACAGGTCTGAGGTAGAGTCTGAATTCTGCCCATCTAAATGTTCTTAGGGTTGTATTAAAGAGCTAAGATGGAGAAGTAAACCATGATCATTCTAGACAGCTCTTCTACCTCTGACCTGAGGATCACATTCTTTGGTGTCATGAAGCGTGTGGGAAAACAGGGCAACAAACTTTTAGATGCCCAAAGTTAGGACTTCCATTCTTGTACAGAGAGAGGAAACGAGTAGGTGTTTATGTATTCTCGTACAAATGCACTAACCTACCccgtgctctccctctctcttattgACCATGCTATGTGCTGCTAATTTGGGACTCAGCTCTGGATGTCAGAGAAAGGATATTACCTCAAAGATGTTGAAGGCATTAAGAGTCCGGCAGGTTTCAGTGATCTTGTGCCATTTCTTTTGACTGCAAAAAAATCCCATATTTCCCTGAGTGTCTGGAGGGCAAGGTTGACTGCAGTGGGAATTGGCCACACAGGTACCATCACATACAcctggagaaataaaaagtatcagtatcagtggcacctgggtggctcagtcagttaagcatctgccttcagcttgggtcgtcatctcagggtcctgggactgagccccaaatcaggctccctgctcagcagggagtgtacttctccctctccctctcccctgctcatgctcttgcatacactctctcaccctctctctcaagtaaataaataaaatctttaaaaaatatatttcccagtacaaaaacaacataaattaaaaaaaaaaaagtattgacaTCAAATGGAAAGGTCAGGACTCAGTGCTACATATGCCAATCACCAAGACATTAGCACAATGAGAGTACATAAACCCAGTGGacatcaaatgtattttctttgcaAAGTGGAGGAAGATTGAAATAGATCAGTGATCATCATATATTCCAGTGAAAAACACCTCTTGTTTCCAACAAAATCTTATCCAGAACTCAAACATATGAAACAGGTAAAGTGGAGCTTCCCCAGTTGAAGTAACACGGAAGGAAGCCCACATCTAGTCCATGCCCCACACCTCCCTTGAACTCCTCCAGCTCCCAGAACACAGTAGGGAAGCCACTACACCCGAGGTTCTCAGGAAGGTCCCAGCTCTGGAACTTCATGATGAGTCCGTCATCAATGAGTTCTCACAGACCTGCTCTAGCCCCTGCTCCAGCCTATGCTGGCTCAGTCAAAAAAGTTTATGGCAAAGAACTCTCAGGCTAGGATGGAGCAGAGGgtgctgggaggagaggggagcaggggtCAAAGGTACAATTTAATATGAGAAAACGAAAGAGTCCAAATGTGAACCATCAAGGTGTCCCATCTGCCATGCCATAAACAGAGGGCTGAGCACGGCTCTCtattacaataaataaacaaaaacttcatTACTTCATTACTAACCACTGCCAACATACCATGTGGCCTGGCAGGcatcttctctttgcttttgttgGCAACCTAGAAAGGGAAAATCAAAATCAACCTGAAAATTAATTGTTGGTATGCCTGCCCCATGATCCACTTTAGTCACAGACTAATGGCTACGTCTGAATCAGCTCTGATGCCAGGACACCACCAAAAGCTGAAACTATGAAGTACGTACCCACGGCCCCATTTTGTCATCAGTCTGGATGGTTTTCTTTCCCACTGCGACTCAGCAGGagccctccttcctctccaggaAGAAAGCCCAACATTCTGTCCAAGAGATACACCATGAGCAGAGGTGGACTTACGTGGAAGTTAATTAAGGTTAAGCTTTGGAATCCCTTGCATGTCTGGACCCCATTCAACACACTGAGAGATAGCAATGTGTTAACatgatcatatattttattaaattttcaaaggCAAAATAGTTTAACCACCTTCTGTTCATATCACTGTTATTTGCCACtccacctttccttccttcacacTCTCCCTCATTTTGGATAGATAGCACTAGAGAGGCTGTAGCTATTTATGGAATCTGGACAAGTGTAAGTTGAGTTAGGGATACATCTAGTTTGAATTTAATAGGATATACTTATGTAATTTGCAGTCATTTCCACATTACAATGAGGACATCAACACATAAGCGGCATTCCTTTTAGAGTatttacaatttgaaaaaaatagtatttacaaTTAGTCACAGAACGAGAAAATTCCAAGTGTTTTGGCTACCTTGCAGTTCATATATGAAAGAAACTTACTAGATGCCATCCCAAAGTTGACAATAGTCTTACATATTtacattctaaaaatgaaatgagaagctGAAAGATACTTTTCTAATCTGgcaataataaaagaacaaatttgatCAGCAATGCTAGAGGAAAAACTGAATAatctttctattttctctatagaaaaaaatattataaatgcaaGTACACAGctaaaaatgtagagaaaaggatgTGGGTagtttattaataaaaacattgtGATTTTACAGGATTTATTATTGAATAATgctaaatacttgctgaatgtaTTCAGCGTGTCTAAATTTGttgtaaaatttgaaatttattgtaATTACTTTCCTCAATGCAAGTAGACATTCACTTTTCCCTTAATTTTGGATTAGCAAttttctactccttttttttaagggaacTCCCTGCTTACCTGGCTTCCCCCTATCATGAACGCATCCTACCTCTCCTGATTAAAATCCCTCTCCATCCCACCGATTCATATCAGACTGGACCCTTCACTGAGAGGCAGTATCACATTGTGTCAAGGGGTGTACCCTGGGAACAGaccacctgggttcaaatcccaataCCACCACTTGAGAATCTGGAAAAGTTCATCTCTCcgggctttagtttcctcatccataaagtaGGGCAAGAGTGATAGTATTATAATTGTGTGATATCTCAGagcactttaaagaaaaataaatgagatcatcTTATGGAAAATGCTTAGATTGGGGCCTGCAgtattgtaaatggtatttaaGATTTAGTTCCCATCATTTCTCTTTGAACATGTACTTAGTGAATATCTATTACATACAAAGCCCAAGTCTGCCCCTTCCAGGAAGTCTTTCCTAATCCAATTGTAAATGATGCATCcttctctgtctggcttctttaggatttattatttatatcacCATACCACTCCTTAATGCTTTGCAAATACTCACCTACCTGCTATTTCTATCTAACCATTTTTATATGTGCATATTATGGTCTCAGTTaaattgtatgttttttaaaatcacgGGTTGTGTATGCAACCTAAAACGCTAGTTCTGTGTcttatacatatgtgtgtatatgtacatattagcatatatgcatataatactgacatgtgcatgtgtgtgtgtgtgtgtgtgtgtgtgtgtgtgtagagagaatgaaaaagaaagggattGAAACTTTCTGTTTTTGTACCAAAAGTTAATACTCTGGTGGCTGGGAAGAGCCATGGTCCAATTCTCCAACTTGCATTCCAATATCTAAACCACTAGGAAGGAACTAGAAATTCAGAACATGGAATTCATGTCCCTTTCTCCTTCACGTTTCTTTCTGTGTTATCAAGGAACAAGCCCAAATCTTCCATTTTCTCTACCAATGAGAATTTATGGAGGATCTGAATTGAGCATTTAGGTTCTGTCCAAGAGGAAGTAGGTATCCCTGAGCCTTCATGAAATACAATGTCCTTCAAAGCAATGATGTAAGATGACTTCCTGTTTCACAGTCTAGAGATCCAAGCCTTATTATATACTTGGAAGACTTCAAGGCTTTTGACCcaacaagaataataaaatggcatTCTTTCGAATTTTGAAAGATCTTCTTATTTTACAAGTAAGGAAGGCAGGTCTTTGATAGACAAGGTGACTTATCTGAAGCTATGCAGGACTCCCTTCTTAGGTCCCTCTTCTTACAGCTGGGACTAGAACTCAGCTTTTCTTAATCCTTTGACATTGTCTTTTCCACCAAGCCAGCCCACGTGcaagaggagaaggcagaggaataTGCAGGGTGTAGGGAAGTGATGCATTAAACTCATCTTAAGAGGGCCATGCTTTCCAATACAATTTCTAATAATAAAGCACTTCAAAGTGAACAACTCTGGGTTACCCTTGGCCCATTAAACAGAATCCCATGAAGTCACATTATATTAATCAGATATGTGGGCAGAAGACCATGGTGCACTTTTGCAAGGAATTCTGGAAACTGCCTTCTTAAGTAAAGGACAGGATTCATTTCTTCCCAGTTAATTTGCCAAAGCACATCTATATACAACTCCTCCTCATCATTTCAGTTCTAGAGAGGCATCTGATACGGGCCACTTTAGCTTCAGATATCTATAATCCTCACCCAAATACTACGAAAAAGACACTTTGGAAACCTGTAGTCTGCTAAACCTGAAAAGCTGCCAGGGTGAGAAGGGAGGTCAGAAGAGGAGTAGCACCCAGGAGCTCAGCATCCAGCAACTCgtaaattaagaataaaagggCGGAATATTCATAAGGCGGTCCCCAATagctaagaaaacaaaaccaacctcCCAGGCTCTATCTACTCTCCAAGTTCTGTCTTGTTGGAAAATATGAATGAGGAAATGAACAGGGGAAGGAGAATCAAGCTGTGGGGTAAGATGCCTCTGGAAGAAGTCTTTCTGAAGGAGTCTTTAGCCTATCCCAGAAGCTAGGCACCAACTCAGTGCTGAGGAGAAGGGGAGTCACGAAGAACATTCCCAGCCAGTGGCACACTACTTAAAAGGTAAAGTAAATATCATTTGGAAACTCCTACAAAGAATTTCCAAAGTCATCCTTCACTGAGGAGGCTTTTGCTAAGAACTTCCATAATACAATGGAAAGAACAAGAAACAGAATTTGAAGAAATGGGTCCTGCCTTGGTCCTGCAGCTGGATGGGTGTGTAACCTCAAGAAAACCACATTCCACAACATGAACTTCAGTTTTCCTATCTATAAAGTAAGAGATGGCTCTTCACCAATTGATCTCAAAGCTCTCTTCCAGATCTTGTAGTCCAATAATAATACACTATTCCCTGGAATACCGCACCTTAGTTAAGTAAGTAACCGTTAAGGACATTAAAATGACTCAGGGTGTGAGGGAAAGATTTCTAACTGGAGCCATAGGGCTCACTGCCCCACAAAACTTACAAATACTACATTGCTATAAACTTCATACCAGTTAAACCTTGATTAACCATTGACTATCTGAGGGGCATATTTCTCCTTCCAGACCATCCATTGTGTTCACTATCAGGATTCTCAAAGAGATGTCATTTTGGGTAGGACAATGCTTGATTGAGCCAGATCATTCCTAGGTCCTGCCCACTAAATGCCATTAAGCATCTCCCAGTCATTTTGACACCCCTCACCACTCCCACATTTTCAAGTGCCTAAATGGAAGTAGCACACGGCTGGTTGTGAGCAATGAAAATCTTCACCATTAAAGGATATAGGGAAAAAATTATCAACCTTAAATCACTTGAGCCTCATTGCATCTTAGGAATTTATAGAAAAAGTCAAAAGGAAAGCAGTTTGAGGCTATTAGCTAAAATGGGTTTGGGATACCTGTAGTTGCAATTTCTTTTGGCTGGACCACTGTCTTCCCCCTACACTTGAGCACAGATAGCTAAGAGCTGCCTAACAGAtggaattttatttccatttgctttCCCATCATTTCGTCCTCCCACCTACCTTTTTCTTACCTGGCATAATGTCCTGCAGGACTCTGTGGGCAAAAGAAACACGAAGCAGTATAGCAAAAGCATATGAGTCATCGTCTTCCACACAGCTGCCTTTCTtgcttctataaaaataaatgaaaaagcaaagtgtCTCCCATATGAAGCTTTCGAAGTTTCTCAGCGCAGACCCAGTCAACCTGTAAGTCTGGGTTCTGTCCTTCATGCTGTCAACCCAGACTTCTCTGACCCAGACATGGCATCCCCGTGGCCTCCCATTGACTTCACGGGGAGGCTGCAGGTGTGAGCAACAGCTGGCACCAGGAAGCACAGGTAATGTGATACCTCCTGTGGGAATCCCTCCAAAGGAAGCTGCCTGCTGGGCTGTAATGAATAATAACCTATGTTCAGGCAACTAGAATGATGGTTCACTCCCTGGACTAGGCAGCTCTGAGAAATGTGTGGGTGGCTATGGAAGAAGGTGAGTTGGGTTTCCTATGTGCAAACTCAGCCCAGAAATATCTTTTGAAGGAGAGTAAGCTAGGCTTGGCGTATCATCCTCACTCTGACCTAACTCTGAAGTTGTATTTTCATAGGTAGGTAGCAAACTTCAAAACTGGTCTTAGACAAGCCCTGCTATTGTTATTTCTGCCAAAATTGATGTCAAAACTAAAATGATTCCTTGGTACCTAAAATAGTACTGGACACGTGGTGGGCCCATGATATACtcattgaaatggaaaaaaggagagaaggggggaggtgGTCGGGAAGGGATGATGATTTGTATCAGACCCAGGCTCTGCAGACAACTAATGTAAgttgaaattttttaatgttaaattttaatcattttaatacttttcattttgagTCAAAacctctttgaaaaatatttgatgtttctttgcttttaggTGGAAGTGTTCAGAGGACTTAGTGTCATCAACAAAGGTTAGAAGTTTTTGCAATGGTCGATATTTGCTCTTTGACCGTTTTTAGCCAAAAAGGAATAGCCTTTCTCCCAATCATGCATTATTCTACAGCAAACAACCATTATTTTAAAGACTaagcaaaatgtcttttttaatgtctttttaactGTGTTTCCTGTGTTGAATTACTTACCTCACTAAATTCCACTGaaatcaatgattttttaaagtattttacattGTCTGTTTCAGCCTGCCGTTATAGGGTTTTCTGAAGGTCCGTAGTTCTTTAAACACAAGGATTATCTTGTTGCTCATCACTTTCCAATGTATTTGAACCCAGATGGACATATAATTTCAGTCATGTCGGCATACTTTTTTCCAACTTAAGTTCtttcaaatggataaaaatgtagtATGAAAATCAACAAAGTGACTTACCATAATCATCATCAATGCAGTTATTGTTTTGGGTAGAAtcatcaaaattagaaagaaattaaagccaCTGATGAATTTGttgatataattttcataaaatctgaGCATGAGTCCATGTTTTCctgaattacattaattttacGTTAAATTCCTCATCATAGAGAATGTTTTCTCTTTAACTAAAACTACTTAAGGATTGATGGAATTATAGAAGACAACAAACTTTCAAACAGTTAGCACTGCTTTGCCCAGACACTCAAACAGATTTTTTAAGGGGGGCTGAGAAGAAGTTGAATGAGTAGACAGATCAATATGAGATCTAgtgtttgcttaaaatttttaagatgttgttttgaaaaatagtccttattttattgtccttttgttttaatttttaaacatagttgttctaattttatcaaaatgcattttgattattactaaaattgtttttatgCATGGCAAAATCAGCACAATGTGCTCATTTATGGGGTCATGACCTTCACAGACTTCATAGTACAGACTTTTTTGGGAGTTATGCTGCAATTAAAATTTTGGAGCCCAGAATTTTCTAGCAACTTCTTTGCCCTCCAGGATTAGCTTGTCATAGAAGAACTGGAGATCACAACTCTGGAATGCTATCTGTGCACAAGTTTCAACCACAGTGGAACTTGAGGTACATTTCACGCTTTCTCTTGATTCTTTTAACTAGAATAAACATTTCCTAAAGTTGGCTTTTTTGGTATTTTGCTCATAAAACTGTTCCTTCAGTGGacttaaataaaatcaattttcttcCAGACTTGTTGACATTAAGCCATAGTCATTTGCTCTTTTTCCAGTCACATGAAAACAAAAGGTTTGGATGAAGCCAAAGTATATAGCGGCAAGACAGCAGCAAGGATCCAATCTTTTGACCCCTATCCCACCTGCTCACACTTCCCacctcttttccattttcttttgaaaagcctCAGGTCTCTAATGGTTCACACCTCCTTCCCCAGGCTTAGCCCCTCACCTTTCTGAAACACAAGGGTAGTGGGAGTGTAACTCTTCTCTCTCAATCAGATGTTTGGAAATGTCAGTTTCGTGTAGTCCATGCCAAAAAATTCATTACTGACATTCACCAGAAAAGGCTTAtctcggggcatctgggtggctcagtggttgaacatctgcctttggctccgggcatgatcccagggtcttgggatcaagtcccacatcgggctcccttcagggagcctgcttctccctctgctgtgtctcagcctctctctg
It contains:
- the ADGRF2 gene encoding adhesion G-protein coupled receptor F2, which encodes MTHMLLLYCFVFLLPTESCRTLCQVANKSKEKMPARPHGVCDGTCVANSHCSQPCPPDTQGNMGFFCSQKKWHKITETCRTLNAFNIFETNLYSAQPFGENTKISEYARMSETITDMLMQKCPKDLSCVLRNIQQSPRIPGNIAVIVQLLHNISTVLLTGVDEVKMQSYSVMANHILNSKSISNWTFIPDRNSSCVLLHSINSFARKLFINKYLIDISDVFIHTLGTTISRDNTGKNFSFAMRINDTSNAITGQVLISRDELLKVPAPSQAISIAFPTLGAILEASLLENVTVNGLVLSVILPKELKRISLIFEKISKSEERRTQCVGWHSLESRWDQQACQIIQENSQQAVCKCRPSKLFTSFSILMSPHILESPILIYITYTGLGISICSLILCLSIEALVWSQVTKTEISYLRHVCIVNIAATLLMADVWFIVASFLSGPVTHHDGCVAATFFVHFFYLSVFFWMLAKALLILYGILIVFHTVPKSVLVAALFSVGYGAPLLIAVVTVAATEPRKGYLRPEACWLNWDMTKALLAFVIPALAIVVVNLITVTLVIVKTQRAAVSSSMFQEVRAIVRISKNIAILTPMLGLTWAFGIATVIDGSNLAIHVIFSVLNAFQGFFILVFGTILDPKIREALKGRVTSAKWISRISENLSTDFSCQPTKGPS